In Choloepus didactylus isolate mChoDid1 chromosome 6, mChoDid1.pri, whole genome shotgun sequence, one DNA window encodes the following:
- the THYN1 gene encoding thymocyte nuclear protein 1 has translation MPRPRKRQAGPADPDKKGPSGKHPKSENPGESLAKVENSSPQKTPASNNCGKNASSHWLMKSEPESRLEKGVDVKFGIEDLKAQPRQTACWDGVRNYQARNFLRAMKLEEEAFFYHSNCKEPGIAGLMKIVKEAYPDHTQFEKNNPHYDPSSKKDNPKWSMVDVQFTRMMKRFIPLAELKTHYQAHKATGGPLKNMALFTRQRLSVQPLTQEEFDFILSLEEKEPS, from the exons ATGCCGCGACCCCGGAAAAGGCAGGCCGGGCCTGCGGACCCAG ACAAGAAGGGCCCATCAGGAAAGCATCCCAAATCTGAGAACCCAGGTGAGTCACTGGCTAAAGTGGAGAACTCCAGCCCTCAGAAGACTCCAGCCTCTAACAACTGTGGGAAGAATGCAAGCAGCCACTGGCTGATGAAGTCAGAGCCGGAAAGCCgactagagaaaggggtagatGTGAAG TTCGGCATTGAGGATCTCAAAGCGCAGCCCAGGCAGACAGCATGCTGGGATGGTGTTCGCAACTACCAG GCCCGGAACTTCCTAAGAGCTATGAAGCTGGAGGAAGAAGCCTTCTTCTACCACAGCAACTGCAAAGAGCCAGGCATCGCAGGACTGATGAAG ATCGTGAAGGAGGCCTACCCGGACCACACGCAGTTTGAGAAAAACAATCCCCATTATGACCCATCCAGCAAAAAGGACAACCCCAAATGGTCCATG GTGGATGTCCAGTTCACTCGAATGATGAAGCGTTTCATTCCCCTGGCTGAGCTGAAAACCCACTACCAAGCGCACAAAGCCACTGGTGGCCCTTTAAAAAATATGGCTCTTTTCACTCGGCAGAGACTCTCAGTTCAGCCCCTGACCCAAG aagagtttgattttattttgagcCTGGAGGAAAAGGAACCGAGTTAA